From the Pseudomonas sp. SORT22 genome, one window contains:
- a CDS encoding DUF262 domain-containing protein has product MGELVFVKSAILELARGRQSRVVNFDNYRNYWYAMDIVRKKLSPNDVGATGAHQSGILIPKSDARGALFPELDLSVKNPDSILLCIDEDGIERSFRFVYYNNKHTDNGTRDEYRITCVAEYFQDVAAKEGDVLEISRDKYSSVYEIKILRGLIVGEVFEFDNTEIPESEEQDIVQYQITSYPADMTISGYLEKDRQDQLIIPDFQRNYVWDQVKASKLIESFMLGLPVPGVFLYKDRKSNKLLIIDGQQRITSALRFMKGAFGEKLFRLKGVHSKWEGKTFEELEESDRFQISDTVLRATIIQQLDPHDDSSIYYIFERLNTGGINLNPMEVRRCVYYGDFIRRLENMNLNSSWRKILGTDEPDKRMRDVELALRCVALWKSWRQYEKPMKGFLNKFLIDLKNKAKLELVAELDEIESGFNRACEDIVDALGEKPFNVYGRLNFALLDSMFVAVSQGCDANSLKEKFDSLLANIEYEAMCRMSTSDEKNVHGRINLALEVIGR; this is encoded by the coding sequence GTGGGCGAGCTGGTTTTTGTTAAGAGTGCCATTCTGGAGCTGGCCAGAGGTCGCCAATCTAGAGTGGTTAACTTTGATAACTATCGAAATTATTGGTATGCCATGGATATTGTAAGGAAAAAACTGAGCCCAAATGATGTGGGCGCTACTGGTGCTCATCAAAGCGGTATTTTAATACCAAAATCTGATGCTAGAGGGGCGTTGTTTCCTGAGCTGGATCTCAGTGTTAAAAATCCTGATTCCATCTTGCTGTGTATAGATGAAGATGGAATAGAGCGAAGCTTTCGATTTGTTTATTACAATAACAAACATACTGATAATGGGACTAGGGATGAGTATCGCATCACTTGTGTTGCCGAGTATTTTCAGGATGTTGCTGCTAAAGAGGGTGATGTTTTAGAAATCTCTAGAGATAAATATTCTTCGGTTTATGAGATTAAAATATTGAGGGGGCTTATTGTGGGTGAGGTTTTTGAGTTTGATAATACTGAGATTCCTGAGTCGGAAGAGCAGGATATTGTGCAGTATCAGATTACGAGTTATCCGGCTGATATGACAATCAGTGGGTATCTTGAAAAGGACAGGCAGGACCAGTTGATAATTCCAGATTTTCAACGAAACTACGTTTGGGATCAAGTAAAGGCAAGTAAGCTCATAGAGTCCTTCATGCTTGGTCTGCCTGTGCCTGGCGTTTTTCTTTATAAGGATAGGAAGAGTAACAAGCTGCTGATAATTGACGGGCAGCAACGGATTACATCTGCGCTAAGGTTCATGAAGGGGGCTTTCGGGGAGAAATTGTTTCGCTTGAAGGGGGTGCATAGTAAATGGGAGGGGAAGACATTTGAAGAGTTGGAAGAGTCAGATAGATTTCAGATAAGTGACACTGTCTTGCGCGCTACGATCATTCAGCAGCTGGATCCTCATGATGATTCGAGTATCTACTATATATTTGAAAGATTGAATACCGGGGGGATAAACCTGAACCCTATGGAGGTTCGTCGCTGTGTCTATTATGGTGATTTCATTCGGCGGTTAGAAAATATGAACTTGAATTCGTCTTGGAGGAAGATTCTCGGTACGGATGAGCCAGATAAACGAATGCGAGATGTTGAGCTTGCTTTGCGTTGCGTAGCGCTATGGAAATCTTGGCGGCAATATGAAAAGCCTATGAAAGGTTTTCTTAATAAGTTTCTAATAGATCTGAAGAATAAAGCTAAGCTTGAGTTGGTTGCTGAGCTTGATGAAATCGAAAGTGGTTTTAATAGAGCCTGTGAGGATATTGTTGATGCACTTGGAGAGAAACCGTTCAATGTGTATGGGCGTCTAAATTTTGCTTTACTTGACTCTATGTTTGTTGCAGTTTCCCAAGGGTGTGACGCGAATTCTTTAAAAGAAAAATTTGATAGCCTTTTGGCGAACATTGAATATGAGGCAATGTGTCGCATGAGCACTAGCGATGAAAAAAATGTGCATGGTCGTATTAATTTGGCACTAGAAGTAATTGGTAGGTAG
- a CDS encoding very short patch repair endonuclease, with the protein MAGIKGKDTSPEVLIRKGLHARGFRFRLHAKELPGRPDLIFPRYKVVILVHGCFWHGHTCRYFKVPKTRPEFWLDKIGKNQARDALQIGLLRKAEWRVLVIWECAVRLMVKEKTSTLIDEISDWIKVGGEYAEFDELVRKLS; encoded by the coding sequence ATGGCCGGTATTAAAGGGAAGGATACCAGCCCCGAAGTGCTTATCCGGAAAGGACTACATGCACGCGGTTTTCGTTTCCGCCTTCATGCAAAGGAATTGCCGGGTCGACCTGATTTGATATTTCCGAGGTATAAGGTTGTGATACTTGTCCACGGCTGCTTTTGGCATGGCCACACCTGCAGGTACTTCAAAGTACCCAAAACTCGTCCTGAATTCTGGCTCGACAAAATTGGCAAAAACCAGGCACGAGATGCATTGCAGATTGGCCTTCTAAGAAAAGCGGAGTGGAGGGTGCTGGTGATATGGGAGTGTGCGGTGCGACTTATGGTCAAAGAGAAGACCTCAACTCTGATCGACGAAATATCGGACTGGATCAAGGTGGGGGGAGAGTACGCCGAGTTTGATGAGCTAGTACGAAAACTCTCGTAA
- a CDS encoding bifunctional GNAT family N-acetyltransferase/nucleoside diphosphate kinase regulator, with amino-acid sequence MAIAMKGFHSFQITVVKMNKPFISLCPEITRAHALTLMDWLEDERVTCYLSDSRHVSRSIEQVIDRTQLPILTHLFNRGGRFFMAYDRHDAPVGFVRLIKTGSNCEIVLVIGDSDKWGRNLGARTIREGMKLAFLDMRAEKLIAKIHPDNTRSLKAFVRSGFLLESETPTLQSFSMTAARYLQFLREGAVADSTEIYITEIDKARLESLIALEQGPAVVELEHELERAIVVTPQQVARNVVTMNSRALLQLDDEEIEVALVYPEDADSSAGKYSVCSDIGAAILGYQEGDAIDWRVSDRTRRIGIRKVLYQPEAAGDFHL; translated from the coding sequence ATGGCCATAGCCATGAAGGGCTTTCATTCTTTCCAAATAACTGTGGTGAAGATGAACAAGCCTTTCATTTCGCTGTGCCCGGAAATTACTCGGGCACACGCACTGACGCTCATGGATTGGTTGGAAGATGAGCGCGTTACCTGCTACTTGAGCGATTCGCGTCATGTCTCCCGCTCCATCGAGCAAGTTATCGATCGGACCCAATTGCCGATCCTGACCCATCTATTCAACCGGGGCGGCCGATTCTTCATGGCCTACGACCGGCATGACGCCCCGGTGGGCTTTGTCCGCCTGATCAAGACCGGCTCCAATTGCGAAATCGTCCTGGTCATCGGAGACAGCGACAAATGGGGCCGAAACCTTGGCGCCCGCACAATCCGCGAAGGCATGAAACTGGCCTTCCTCGACATGCGCGCCGAGAAGCTCATCGCCAAGATCCACCCCGACAACACCCGCTCGCTGAAAGCCTTTGTGCGCAGCGGTTTTCTGCTTGAAAGCGAAACACCGACATTGCAGTCATTTTCCATGACGGCGGCGCGCTATCTGCAGTTCTTGCGCGAAGGTGCCGTGGCCGACTCCACGGAGATCTACATCACCGAAATCGACAAGGCCAGGCTGGAGAGCCTGATCGCGCTCGAGCAAGGCCCGGCCGTTGTTGAGCTCGAACATGAGCTTGAGAGAGCCATCGTCGTCACACCGCAGCAGGTGGCGCGCAATGTCGTCACAATGAACTCCAGGGCCTTGCTGCAGCTGGACGACGAAGAGATCGAAGTGGCCCTGGTCTACCCTGAAGACGCCGACAGCAGCGCCGGAAAGTACTCCGTGTGCTCCGACATCGGCGCCGCCATCCTCGGCTACCAGGAGGGGGACGCCATCGACTGGCGAGTTTCTGACCGCACCCGCCGGATCGGGATCAGGAAAGTGCTTTACCAGCCGGAGGCTGCGGGCGATTTCCACCTGTAA
- a CDS encoding NAD synthetase, with translation MNDSRMSGLGASPSQYFARQRIESLVNVPRLFAAIDADPGIVGAGVVYIDADYNVVTLREFRPICSVLTKRVVLQEVKRYLTPEQYVDQAMRTPRESRVWWEAAGAAPACIGLIISAVVILKGGMMTMFTGPLGLMVSAAGISSIVATGLQCGIGLHRVYQEVVNPELNDLLDQQGWYRTAVPILDVVSLLGVVSNALNTVRFLLVRKAATGVNWYEITRTLSRQQRKALTTELLLIKHPSLTAKQLKLAQHMGTIQKRYTPTELKHSTTAMIRDSISGALGVAGSSNVQTIALSLFEEPEQ, from the coding sequence ATGAACGACTCAAGGATGAGCGGGCTTGGCGCGAGCCCGTCGCAGTACTTTGCGCGCCAGCGGATTGAAAGCCTGGTCAACGTGCCGAGGCTGTTTGCAGCGATTGATGCCGATCCTGGGATCGTCGGCGCAGGGGTGGTGTACATCGATGCGGACTACAACGTGGTGACGTTGCGGGAGTTTCGGCCGATTTGTAGTGTGTTGACTAAGCGGGTGGTGTTGCAGGAGGTGAAGCGGTATTTGACGCCTGAGCAGTATGTAGACCAGGCCATGCGCACACCTCGGGAGTCACGGGTGTGGTGGGAGGCGGCAGGTGCGGCGCCAGCGTGTATAGGTCTGATTATCAGTGCCGTGGTGATACTCAAGGGCGGCATGATGACAATGTTTACGGGGCCTTTGGGGTTAATGGTGTCCGCTGCCGGTATTTCAAGTATTGTCGCAACCGGGCTCCAATGTGGGATCGGTCTTCACAGGGTTTATCAGGAAGTGGTCAACCCAGAGCTCAATGACCTGCTTGATCAGCAAGGTTGGTATCGTACAGCCGTACCCATACTTGATGTGGTTTCACTACTTGGCGTGGTATCAAACGCGCTGAATACGGTGAGATTTCTCCTGGTGCGCAAAGCAGCAACGGGCGTCAACTGGTATGAAATCACCAGAACCTTGAGTCGACAGCAGCGCAAGGCGTTGACTACCGAGCTGTTGTTAATCAAACATCCTTCTCTGACGGCTAAACAGCTCAAGCTGGCCCAACATATGGGTACTATTCAAAAGCGCTACACACCGACAGAGCTCAAACACTCGACTACAGCAATGATCCGAGACTCGATTTCAGGTGCTCTTGGCGTTGCGGGCAGTAGTAACGTTCAAACCATAGCATTGAGCCTGTTTGAGGAGCCTGAACAGTGA
- a CDS encoding phospholipase D-like domain-containing protein, with translation MKFTSNIVPLIKEQLQNDKVDLKIFSPYLTGSAALEIAQLGKSAKVYTLVNVQVLASGASNCDTIKTLLDNEIPVYVLPKLHAKMVVAKDRFVTLGSQNFTERGATANLETNIRVRGVSKGVQALVAKMERQATLLTPGFLESVNKAAQALAGEYKALREQADKLDRDLIAAEKSRASVQRGERAIDAEVRSELAKRPQSNPRKCTIVSRYDEKNAKLQHSLKGEELLTWSVGKAPHELKPQHRYLCISGAGKLGWVRVNRTVYSFIENQIDMEKGEIRGQVQWEVGVDATEQACKARRGGYNLRVAVADHQGNELCHVFMRYNTEDLDIDPAVLLRSTDTPKAPIAERRKAAEWINANTQSFKEDIKRIITTPFKFQEKLTGDRADKFFGGDGTSHLLCLVELSSNVALQVIDPVETMAG, from the coding sequence TTGAAGTTCACTAGCAATATTGTGCCGCTGATAAAAGAACAGCTGCAAAACGACAAGGTTGATCTGAAGATTTTCTCGCCGTACCTGACCGGTTCGGCCGCGCTGGAAATTGCCCAGCTGGGTAAAAGCGCCAAGGTTTATACGTTGGTCAATGTGCAGGTGCTTGCCTCGGGCGCTTCGAATTGCGACACCATCAAAACCCTATTGGACAATGAGATCCCGGTCTACGTATTGCCCAAACTTCACGCGAAGATGGTCGTTGCCAAGGACCGCTTTGTGACCTTGGGCAGCCAGAATTTTACCGAGCGGGGTGCGACTGCAAACCTTGAAACCAACATTCGCGTTCGTGGGGTCAGCAAGGGCGTGCAGGCGTTGGTGGCGAAGATGGAACGCCAGGCCACCTTGCTGACGCCAGGCTTTTTGGAGTCGGTGAATAAAGCTGCGCAGGCGCTGGCTGGCGAATACAAGGCGTTGCGTGAGCAGGCCGACAAACTGGATCGCGACTTGATTGCTGCCGAGAAATCGCGCGCAAGTGTGCAACGCGGCGAGCGGGCAATCGATGCCGAGGTTCGCTCGGAGTTGGCCAAGCGGCCGCAGTCCAACCCCAGAAAGTGCACCATCGTTTCGCGCTACGATGAAAAAAACGCCAAGCTTCAACACTCGTTGAAAGGCGAAGAGCTGTTGACCTGGTCCGTCGGCAAGGCCCCCCACGAGCTCAAACCTCAGCACCGCTATTTGTGTATATCCGGTGCCGGCAAGCTCGGCTGGGTCAGGGTGAACAGGACGGTGTACTCGTTCATCGAAAACCAGATCGATATGGAAAAGGGCGAAATCAGAGGTCAGGTGCAGTGGGAGGTTGGCGTTGATGCAACCGAGCAGGCGTGCAAGGCGAGGAGGGGCGGGTACAACTTGCGTGTGGCGGTTGCTGACCACCAGGGTAATGAGCTGTGCCATGTGTTCATGCGCTACAACACCGAAGACCTTGATATTGATCCTGCCGTCTTGCTCAGGAGCACAGACACGCCCAAAGCGCCGATTGCCGAGCGACGCAAGGCAGCCGAATGGATCAACGCCAATACGCAGAGCTTCAAGGAAGATATCAAGCGAATTATCACGACACCGTTCAAGTTCCAGGAAAAACTGACCGGCGATCGAGCGGACAAGTTCTTCGGCGGTGATGGAACTTCGCACCTGCTCTGCCTGGTCGAACTGAGCTCAAACGTAGCGTTACAGGTGATTGACCCGGTGGAAACAATGGCTGGGTAA
- a CDS encoding YhfG family protein has protein sequence MKAPSLHAKKAHCAKTRQSNYSASLRLAGIDVTPDDAERKLPAREAILEAYRQQAKG, from the coding sequence TTGAAAGCGCCAAGCTTGCACGCCAAGAAAGCCCATTGCGCCAAGACACGTCAGTCCAATTATTCGGCCAGCCTGCGTCTCGCAGGCATCGATGTCACACCGGATGATGCTGAACGCAAGCTACCTGCCCGTGAAGCGATCCTCGAAGCCTATCGACAACAAGCCAAGGGCTAA
- a CDS encoding ferric reductase-like transmembrane domain-containing protein — protein MKRIKIVLWSLFIGLTLLWALADTFVPTPLTYFSLRSVLVQYTGVIAIAAMSVAMMLAVRPRRPEPLLGGLDKMYRLHKWLGISALIFASVHWVWAKGTKWAVGWGWLVKPAKGGGAAPELGAIEQALRSQRGLAETLGEWAFYAIGVLIILALVKRFPYHWFAKTHTVLAALYLVLVFHTVVLLKFDYWLQPIGIVTALLLVGGTLAALQALFKRIGKQRKVQGQIQTLIHYPQANLLETHIALQAGWPGHQAGQFAFVTSSESEGPHPYTIASAWDPQAAQLRFITKGLGDHTRRLPTRLKEGDPVTVEGPYGCFTFEDQKPRQVWIGAGIGITPFVARLKQLALEPDRQHSIDLFHPCGADAADAIDNLRADAAAAGVRLHLCVSGQNGRLSGERLRKEIADWQQASFWYCGPADFGQALRDDLVAHGLKPKDFHQELFQMR, from the coding sequence TTGAAGCGCATCAAGATAGTGTTGTGGTCGTTGTTCATCGGCTTGACCCTGCTATGGGCACTGGCAGATACCTTTGTGCCCACCCCACTGACTTACTTCTCGCTACGTTCAGTGCTGGTGCAATACACCGGCGTCATCGCCATCGCCGCCATGAGCGTGGCGATGATGCTGGCCGTGCGCCCGCGCCGCCCGGAACCGCTGTTGGGCGGGCTCGACAAAATGTACCGGCTGCACAAATGGCTCGGCATCAGCGCCCTGATATTCGCCAGCGTGCACTGGGTCTGGGCCAAGGGCACCAAGTGGGCGGTCGGCTGGGGTTGGCTGGTCAAGCCGGCCAAGGGCGGCGGCGCGGCGCCGGAACTCGGCGCGATCGAGCAGGCGCTGCGCAGCCAGCGCGGCCTGGCTGAAACCCTGGGGGAATGGGCGTTCTACGCCATCGGCGTGCTGATCATCCTGGCCCTGGTCAAGCGCTTCCCGTACCACTGGTTTGCCAAGACCCACACGGTGCTGGCGGCGCTCTATCTGGTGCTGGTGTTCCACACCGTGGTGCTGCTCAAGTTCGACTACTGGCTGCAACCCATCGGCATCGTCACCGCACTGCTGCTGGTCGGCGGCACGCTGGCAGCGCTCCAGGCACTGTTCAAGCGCATCGGCAAGCAGCGCAAGGTCCAGGGCCAGATCCAGACCCTGATCCACTACCCGCAGGCGAACCTGCTGGAAACCCACATCGCCCTGCAAGCGGGCTGGCCCGGGCACCAGGCTGGCCAGTTTGCTTTTGTGACCTCGTCCGAGTCGGAGGGGCCGCACCCGTACACCATCGCCTCGGCCTGGGACCCGCAAGCGGCGCAACTGCGCTTTATCACCAAAGGCCTGGGCGACCACACCCGCCGGCTGCCAACGCGGCTGAAAGAAGGCGACCCGGTGACAGTGGAAGGCCCGTACGGCTGCTTCACCTTCGAAGACCAAAAGCCCCGGCAGGTCTGGATTGGGGCCGGCATTGGCATCACCCCCTTCGTGGCCCGGCTCAAGCAACTGGCGCTGGAGCCGGACCGGCAACACAGTATCGACCTGTTCCACCCGTGCGGCGCGGATGCTGCCGACGCCATCGACAACCTGCGCGCCGACGCGGCCGCGGCCGGCGTGCGTTTGCACCTGTGTGTGTCTGGCCAAAATGGCCGGCTCAGTGGCGAACGCCTGCGCAAGGAAATTGCCGACTGGCAGCAGGCGAGCTTCTGGTACTGCGGCCCTGCCGACTTTGGCCAGGCCCTGCGTGACGACCTGGTAGCCCATGGGCTGAAGCCGAAAGACTTCCATCAGGAGTTGTTCCAGATGCGCTGA
- the dcm gene encoding DNA (cytosine-5-)-methyltransferase, translating into MNTLTSPSHPNDSSDLDLLHKLLEIYDQGFIAETLNSVTPGHWCRETVNRWSKGKASPKLSHIEFDRLSGLLPKPKGGERAFKFIDLFAGIGGIRKGFEAIGGECVFTSEWNEYAVRTYKANHYSDPDRHTFNRDIREVTLSGNLEVAEDEAYRHIDEHIPDHDVLLAGFPCQPFSLAGVSKKNSLGRKHGFECDTQGTLFFDVARILQAKRPAAFLLENVKNLKSHDKGNTFRIICETLEELGYVVADVDAPKGSDPKVIDSRHFLPQHRERIVLVGFRKDLDVHQGFTLKAIEQYYPASRPSFGDLLDKDVNSKYVLTPKLWEYLYRYAQKHREKGNGFGFGLTRSTDVARTLSARYHKDGSEILVDRGFNDLADFYSPENQMNRPRRLTPTECSRLMGFDKPGESKFVIPVSDTQAYRQFGNSVAVPVFEAVARLMKGRIMAAKAKTDEAEIGQMKLDIAE; encoded by the coding sequence GTGAACACATTGACGTCCCCTAGCCACCCAAACGACTCGTCCGATCTGGACCTACTCCACAAATTGCTGGAGATCTATGACCAAGGATTCATCGCCGAGACGCTGAACTCGGTGACGCCGGGGCATTGGTGCAGAGAAACCGTGAATCGGTGGTCAAAAGGCAAGGCGTCCCCCAAGCTCTCACACATTGAGTTCGACCGGTTAAGTGGTCTGCTGCCGAAACCAAAAGGTGGTGAGAGGGCTTTCAAGTTTATTGATCTGTTTGCCGGAATAGGCGGCATTCGCAAAGGCTTTGAAGCTATCGGAGGGGAGTGCGTATTTACCTCAGAATGGAACGAGTACGCTGTCCGAACCTATAAAGCCAACCATTACTCTGATCCGGATCGGCATACATTTAACCGGGATATCCGTGAGGTTACTCTGTCGGGCAATCTCGAAGTTGCTGAGGACGAGGCCTACAGGCACATCGACGAACACATCCCCGATCACGACGTCCTTCTGGCCGGATTTCCTTGTCAACCGTTTTCATTGGCGGGGGTCTCGAAGAAGAACTCATTGGGAAGAAAGCACGGTTTTGAGTGTGACACGCAAGGTACGCTCTTCTTCGATGTTGCCCGGATTTTACAGGCCAAGCGCCCGGCAGCTTTTTTGCTTGAGAATGTTAAAAACCTCAAAAGTCACGATAAGGGCAATACATTTCGCATTATCTGCGAGACCCTGGAAGAGCTCGGGTATGTAGTTGCGGATGTTGACGCACCGAAAGGCAGCGACCCGAAAGTTATTGATTCAAGGCATTTTCTTCCACAACACCGTGAGCGCATTGTGCTAGTAGGCTTCAGGAAGGACCTTGATGTTCACCAAGGCTTCACCCTCAAAGCTATTGAGCAATACTACCCTGCGTCACGTCCTTCCTTCGGAGACCTGCTCGATAAAGATGTGAACAGTAAGTATGTGCTGACACCCAAGCTGTGGGAGTATTTGTATCGCTACGCCCAGAAGCATCGCGAGAAGGGTAATGGCTTCGGTTTTGGATTGACGCGTTCCACAGATGTAGCGCGGACTTTATCGGCACGCTACCACAAGGATGGTTCAGAGATTCTGGTTGATCGGGGCTTCAATGATCTGGCAGATTTCTATTCCCCAGAGAACCAGATGAACCGGCCTCGGCGCTTGACTCCTACGGAATGTTCCCGCCTCATGGGCTTTGACAAGCCGGGTGAGAGTAAATTTGTCATTCCTGTCTCTGATACTCAGGCTTATCGACAATTTGGTAATTCAGTTGCTGTGCCGGTGTTTGAGGCTGTTGCCCGATTAATGAAGGGCCGGATCATGGCTGCTAAAGCCAAGACAGACGAGGCTGAAATAGGCCAGATGAAACTTGATATAGCGGAGTAG
- a CDS encoding DUF3077 domain-containing protein, producing the protein MDEDLKAASTYKTAGIAAFGEGESGHSTQRLFRVEPGHSAAFALEQSSLLMGCVNRLTLQAGIEHDPKLTWAAHYLSGMAKALVEDVAHAMLDRPQ; encoded by the coding sequence ATGGATGAGGACTTGAAAGCAGCCAGCACCTATAAGACCGCTGGCATCGCGGCCTTCGGTGAAGGCGAAAGTGGGCATTCCACACAAAGGCTGTTCCGCGTCGAGCCCGGCCACAGTGCGGCGTTCGCTCTGGAGCAGTCGTCGCTGCTGATGGGCTGCGTAAACCGGCTGACCCTGCAAGCCGGCATCGAGCACGACCCCAAGCTGACCTGGGCGGCGCATTACCTTAGCGGCATGGCCAAAGCTCTGGTGGAGGATGTGGCTCACGCCATGCTGGACCGGCCGCAATGA
- a CDS encoding type II restriction endonuclease — translation MTSFSQWIDGKSRDDWWIYVKRLSANDTGLTGGHGVGVYLPKSIVNVVLPSISVTGFLNPDCNVKAQVTSHSFPEQTLRGIYYNNSFFGKSRNEHRLTRWNTDVKDNPVQDPENTGALAFFAFYTPSVAKDAEFLDVWICKNLEEEELVEHQIGEVVPGTWLFDRGDNLFAGVVNFPDIEPSSVIIPPAWASDFPSAEEVIVHLLTAFRFVKTTPDELIIERRYNEYKLFRQIEELHILSQVRKGFGSVDEFMRLANSVSNRRKSRSGKSLEIHLEHLFRKFGLTAFSAQCKTEGNKRPDFIFPSCSAYHDLDYPGQDLRMLAVKTTCKDRWRQILNEADRVEKIHLFTLQEGVSPHQFSEMTGKNVVLVVPEPLHKKYPEQVRPNLMTLNRFIAETKNLDPIG, via the coding sequence ATGACAAGCTTTTCTCAATGGATTGACGGCAAGAGCCGTGACGACTGGTGGATCTACGTCAAACGACTTTCTGCCAATGATACTGGGTTGACTGGCGGCCATGGGGTTGGCGTTTATCTGCCAAAGTCTATCGTTAACGTAGTGCTGCCCTCAATTTCCGTTACTGGATTTCTAAATCCCGATTGCAATGTCAAGGCTCAGGTTACCTCCCATAGTTTTCCGGAGCAGACGCTGCGCGGAATCTATTACAATAATTCCTTTTTTGGAAAGTCACGCAATGAGCACCGCCTGACGAGGTGGAACACGGACGTCAAGGACAACCCTGTCCAGGACCCAGAAAACACAGGGGCACTGGCGTTCTTTGCCTTCTACACTCCCAGTGTCGCTAAAGATGCAGAATTTCTGGATGTTTGGATATGTAAGAACCTCGAGGAAGAAGAGCTTGTAGAGCACCAGATTGGAGAAGTAGTTCCCGGTACTTGGCTTTTCGACAGAGGAGACAATTTGTTCGCGGGTGTCGTTAATTTCCCAGATATAGAGCCTAGCAGTGTGATCATTCCACCAGCTTGGGCGAGCGATTTCCCAAGCGCGGAGGAAGTTATAGTCCACTTATTAACTGCATTTCGCTTTGTAAAAACGACGCCTGATGAGCTTATCATCGAAAGGCGCTATAACGAGTACAAGCTATTTCGTCAGATTGAAGAACTTCATATACTCAGTCAGGTGCGGAAAGGGTTTGGCTCGGTGGATGAGTTTATGCGACTGGCAAATTCGGTTAGTAATCGCCGCAAGTCAAGATCGGGGAAGTCGCTTGAAATTCATCTAGAGCATTTATTTCGAAAATTTGGTCTCACGGCGTTTAGTGCGCAATGTAAAACAGAAGGTAATAAGCGCCCAGATTTCATCTTCCCTTCCTGCTCTGCCTATCATGACCTCGATTACCCTGGTCAAGATTTGCGTATGTTGGCTGTAAAGACGACCTGCAAAGACCGCTGGCGTCAGATTCTGAACGAAGCTGACAGAGTGGAAAAAATCCATCTGTTCACACTTCAAGAGGGAGTATCTCCTCACCAATTTTCAGAAATGACAGGTAAGAATGTTGTTTTGGTTGTTCCAGAGCCTTTGCATAAGAAGTACCCTGAACAAGTGCGGCCCAATTTGATGACTCTTAACAGATTTATCGCCGAAACAAAAAATCTTGACCCCATAGGCTAA